In Candidatus Paceibacterota bacterium, the DNA window AAAGAACAAGTAAAGATAAAAGAGCGCTACATAATTTAATTCAAAAACATTTGGAAAACGGTAAAATTATTGGGATTTTTCCAGAGGGGACAAGGTCCCCACACCCCGAGAAAATGCTTGAAGCCTATAGTGGAGTAGCTCGATATTCATATCACGGCAATGTTCCCGTTATCCCTGTAGGGATTAAGGGAGCATATGAGGTAATGTCTCGTTTTGACAAAAAACCAAAAGTTAGAAAAAGTATCGAAATTATTATCGATAAACCAATTGACTTGTCGCCGTATCATCACAGTAAATTAAACCGAAAAGCTTTTAAGGTGATAACAAATAAAATAATGGTAAGAATTGCAGAACTTTCAGGAAAAGCTTATCCATATAAAATTTATCCTCCATGGCCACAGAAAATCTAGCAATTTTTGATATTGACGGAACGCTAATTCGTGGGCAAAGCCAGAAGTCTTTGCTTATGTTTCTTTACAGCGGGGGTTATATTTCACATTGGTATTATTTCAAAATAATGATTTGGTTCATCTTATATCAACTGCACTTCATCGATAGTCCAAAAAAAGTAATGGAGTACGCTTTTTCTGTTTTTAAGAATACTCGAGAAGATAGAGCAAAAGAAATTATTGATGAATATTTTGAATTACATTTAAAATATAAATTTTATAATGATGGCTTGAAGCTTATTGAGCAACTAAAGGGAGAGGGGTACAGAATTATATTGATATCAAATGCTATTAATTTGATTGTAGAGAGGATTGAAAAATACCTCAAAGCTGATGATTCAATTGGAACAATACTCGAGGTAGTTGACGGGCGACTTACTGGAAAGATTGATGGTTCAATCGTATATGGTTTAGAAAAAAAGAGGGTACTTGAAGAATATTCACGCAAAAACGACATAAAATTAAGCAATGCTTCTGCCTACGGAGACCATATTTCAGATATCTCTATGTTAGAATTGGTAGGTCACCCATTTGTTGTTAACCCATCAAATAGGCTAAGTAGTATTGCAATCAAAAAGGGGTGGCCAATATTGATTTTTAAAAACTGAAATGAACCTTTTTTACATATCAAGTATTCTTATTTTTTTCGCCAGCTTAGCATTTGGGCTATTTGTTTATGTTAATAACACAAGAGCAAGGTTAAATAGCTCGTGGTTTTTATTTTCGTCCCTAATTGCTTTTTGGGGGTTTTCTCTTTATGGGGTGACTTCAGCAAAAGATATTGAGACCGCAATGTTATGGCAATATGCACTTGATGTAATTGCGATTTTCATTCCCGTTCTCTATGTAAATTTTATTTTAAGTTTTCTTGGAATAAAAAATAAAGTAGTCATCTATACAACCTTTATTATAGGGTTATTATTGGCAATTTTAAGTACCACAGAATTTTTTAAGGTTGGAATAATAGATCGGTTTGGTTTTTATTGGATAAATCCCGGGCCTTACTACTTACTCTTTCCAGCGTTCTTTATTCTTTGTGTTATATACGCTTTGTTTCTTCTTTTTCAGGCATACACAAATGACAAAAATAATAAGCGTTTACGTGCACAAATACGACTTCAGATAATTGCTGGTGTGATTGGTTTTAGTGGTGGAATTACGAATTTTTTACCACAATTTTTCAACATTTTTCCGTTCGGTAATTATTTTGTTCTACTTTATATTTTTTTCATTAGTTATTCTATTATTAAATATAAATTTTTTGATCTCAAAACAGCTGCAACTGAATTATTCGCGGGCGGTGTTGTTATCTTATTTTTCTTTAATTTGCTTACGTCTGTCACCATTCAAGATTGGCTTATTAGGGCATTACTATTAGCTCTCGTGTCATTCTTTAGTGTTCTTATTGTGCGCGGTGTTTCAAAAGAAGTTAGGGCGCGCGAACAAATTGAGTTGTTGGCCAACGATTTAAAAATCGCGAATGAGCGTCTGCAATTTTTGGACAAACAAAAATCGGAATTCGTTTCCATCGCCTCGCATCAACTAAGAAGCCCACTCACGGCCATTAAAGGATATACATCAATGGTTCTTGAAGGTTCGTTTGGTTTTATTGAGCCAAAAACAAGAGAGGCTGTTGATAGAATTTTTCAATCAGCGCAAAATCTTGTGGGAATTGTTGACGATCTTCTTAATATAACTCGTCTTGAGCAAGGGAGAATGGAATACTCTTTTGAAAAAGTTGATTTATCAGCACTGACAAAAGAAATTGTTGATTCACTTTACCCGAATGCATTAAATAAAAAATTAGGCTTAACTTTTGAAAACGACAAAGCTACGGATTATTTTGTTAATGCTGACTTACTTAAAATTCGACAGGTCGTACTCAATTTGGTTGATAATGCAATTAAATATACGCGCGAGGGAGCAGTTAAGGTAAATGTTTCTAAAATTAATAATGGAAAAGGAGTGCGCGTTGCTGTTGCCGACACCGGTGTTGGAATTACCCCCGAGCTCCGTTCACGTCTTTTTGAAAAATTTAGTCGTGGCGATGAGGTTAGCAAGTTGCACACAAATGGCACAGGTCTTGGTTTGTATATCGCCAAGCAAATGATTGAGGCCCACAAAGGGACTATTGGTGTTAATTCTGACGGAGAGGGTAAGGGCTCAACATTCTATATAGAAATACCTACGCTTAATTAATTTTTTTGATATAGACCAGTATTAATATACATGCTACTATCTTTATGATTAGTCAATCCTGACTGATGCTATTTTTTATGGAGGTGTAATATGGGTTGGTTTGGCTGGGGTTCTGATGGAAAGGGCGGGGATGTGAATGTGAAAGTCACACACACCCCTACAACAACCAAAACAGAGGTGTTGAAATCCTCTGACGGTGATCGTAGCAACCACTCTCACCAGGGTATCACACACAACGTTTTTACAGGCAAAACATCCAGTTTTCACGCTGACCCGAAAAAGAGCCGCTGAGATTTGCCTGCCTTCACTTAAAGCGTTTTTGTTTTCAAGAACGCTTTTTTTATTTCATATTTCAATAGTACGGAGTTTTTTCGCGATATCTTCAGTTGAAGAGAACTCTTTTGGTATTACGTTATCTACCTCTTCTGCGTACAACATTATGTCTGTTGCAATACTACTCAAATCTTCGTCGATGTTGTCTAGTAACGATATTGCTAGATAATAAATTTTTGCCTGCTCTGTTTTTGGGATAAGCTTTAACCCGCTTTTCAAGAGTTTCATTACTTCGTCTCTGTTCTTTCCATCTGTAGAGGATATTTTTTTAAAAAAACCTTGATCCTTAAAGCCGTACTGGTTTATGTATTTTTGTGATTCGATATTTTTCCCAACATTATATTCCATATTTTAATTATATCCTGAATTGCAAAATTCTACGAGCGCGCCGTGGAACCCTCCATTAAATGTAAAAAACACTACGTAGGGCGTCGAAAAAGTCTGGGGTTTTTTATGATACGATAAGCACTATGAATTATTTGGCCACATTACACGATAAAGATATTTTTCCTCAACCAATTAACAAGATCCCTGATTATTATGAAAAAAGGGTAACGGTTAAAGCTATTGCAAAAAACAAAAAAGGGCAATTTGCTTTTGTCACTAACCCGATTCATAAATTTTGTCTTTTGGCAGGAGGTGGTGTAGAAAACACTAATCTTGAAGCTGAAATTAAAAGGGAGTGTCTTGAAGAGCTCCGTTATGAAGTTGATGTTGTGGATATTGTTGGTAAAATACACGAGTTTCGTAATAGAGACGCTAAGGAATATGAAACTACTTGTTTTTTAGTAGAAACAAAAAATGAAATAAACGAAGATCTCAGGACAGACGATGAAAAGAAAAACGATCTTTTTGTTGTATGGCTTGATGGCGAGGAGGCTAAGAAAATTTTAGAAGAACAAATTGTGAAGGTTAAGAATGGCGAGATGGTTTTTTATAATACTGCATTTAACGCAGTAAGAGATAAAATTTTCTTTGAGGCAATTTACGGTAAGGAGGGTGTTTAGATAAAAAAATCAGGTATGAAAAAAATAGTTGATGATTTCAATAATGATATAAAAATAGTGATTGGTTTTATTCAAGCCGATAAGATAGAAGACGCTCGCAGTTTTTTTAATAATGATATTGTTAAAAAATATGAAAAAGAAATTAGAGACAAAAAAAGCCCGATAGTTTTTTTCGAGATATTTTTTACAGAAATAGATGATTATCTTAATAATGATGTTGCGAAAATTCTAGGAGTTATTAAGAAAGATGATATTGTGAGGAGTTTTTATGGCGATTATGTGGAAGATTTAAAATTGGCTATAAACAAAGAGCAGGGTCAAAATACGTAAATATATGGACAAGATTTATAAAATTGAATACGTTGATGCATCTTATACTTATGAAAAAAAGATAGCACAAACAAAATTGGATTCATGTGAAGCGTATGGATATGTAGAAAAAAATGGAAGCAATATAATTATTAGTTTTATAAAAAAAATGGGGGTAGTCGGTAGTTTGGTGGCAAATAAGGAAAAAATTATCGAGGGATTAGTCATTCCAGATACAGCTTTAATCTCTAGGGTTAAATCATACAAAACAGATATTTTGAATGATATGAAAGTTGGACTATCGATTTCTGTGACATGGCGCGACGTAATTCACGTTGCTAATTTACCGATATATGAATGTCCAACTATGTATACAGAAGGAATTTTGTTTGAAATTAAAAAAGATTACGTTATTTTAAAAGACCCAAAAACAATGCGTATACAACCAAAGCCTCTTAAAAATCACCCTAGTAGTGGATTGCCAACTTATTTAGTGATTCCGATATCTTTTATTTCTAGTATTGAGGTTTTTAAATAAAAATATGAAAAAATTACCCACCAAAAATGATGACGGAAATCCTCTCGTGAATGTTGTTGTGAGGGTCAGTGACGGTAATGTATACGAATGTGTGGGGGTTTTAATGGAGGAAAATGGGGACTCAATCGAAGTGGCTTTTAACGCTGTAAATAAAAAAGTTATGGACTCTTTGGTTTTTAAAAAAACCGACATACTTAGTATTAATATTCTAGATCCGCTAACTATAGAAGAGCTCACTTAATTTGTTCTACATTAAAGCTCGAAAAAACAAAAGCTTTAGTATTCAAAAAAAGAGGTAAAAAGTATGTCCAGATATCTCTTGTCATCACTTATTTTTTGAGTCATAATAAAAAAATGTTAAACCATCAAAACGGGGTAAATATTGAGGAAATATTTGAGGAAGATTTGCGATCAGAAATAACAATACTTCTTCAGAATAATCAAAATGAACACATTGTGTTTTTAAAAAATACTCTTAAAAAGAATTTAAATATCAGTAAGCAGTTACGAGTATTAGTAGAATATGGTCTTACTCACGTAAAAGACAAGGGGGCTGACTTTGCACTTGCTAATTATTTTTTTATTCTCTCGGGTATAAAAAATATCCATAGCGACACGCGTAGTTTTTTTACCGACATGATGATTTTTTGTGAAGAAGATGAATATACTGCACTTAAAAATATTTCCGAAATAAAAAATTATTACAATAAAAAAATACTCCCGCTCTTATAAAAAGAATTGGAGTATTTGGGGGGATTTATCGTTTCGACTTGTTTGGGAGAGCGTGCGCTCGTTCTGCGCGTCCGTCGGAACTCCTCTCCACGATAATGTGTTGATGGTCGCTTTTACTTCCACCCGTGTCGCGCAAAACCTCGTATGTTGTTCCGCCGTCGCTTCTTGATTCCGTTTTTTCACTAACAGAATCCCCATTACTATCACTGAACCAATTACCCCAGCCCATAGCGTTCTCCTCATAAAGACGAAAGGAAACCTCTCTTCTGACTCATTTAAATTCGCCATTAATATACAGTCTCGCGCACTTTACTGTTCAGTCAACGCCACCAAGGTTACTACATCAAAAGCTTTTAAAATAGGCCGTATTTTGCTATTATTTTAGCTATGTCTGACCAAAAAATAATGCTTTCCGGGGTTAAACCGACAGGGGAGCCACATATTGGTAACTATTTTGGCGCTATGCGCCAGTTTGTCGCGCTTCAAGAAAGCTACAAAGGTTTTGTTTTTGTAGCTAATTATCACGCCCTAACCAACAATCCAACAAAAGAAGAACTTCTCGCCAACTCAAAAAACGTTGTTGCTACTTATCTTGCCATAGGACTTGATCCAAAAAAGACTACACTGTTCCTTCAGTCCGACATGCCGGAGGTCGCGGAGCTGATGGTTATTTTTAATAATCTGATAACTGTGCCGTATCTTTCCAGAGCACACGCATACAAAGATGCCACCGCAAAAGGCAACGAAGCCAACGTTGGTGTTTTTGAGTATCCAGTGCTTATGGCGGCAGATATACTACTTTACGGAGCAGACGTTGTTCCTGTTGGTCAGGACCAAAAACAACATTTAGAAATTGCTCGCGATATCGCGGAGAAATTCAATCGCATTTACGGCGAGACATTCAAACTTCCCGAAGCATATATTTTAGAAGATGTTAAAACTGTGGTTGGAACCGATGGCAGGAAGATGAGTAAAAGCTACGGCAACACCATTCCTCTTTTTGCTGAATATGATGAGATAAAAAAAGCAGTGATGTCTATTCCAACCGACTCAAAAGGTGTTGAGGACGGAAAGGACCCAGAAACTTGTAATGTGTTTGCTCTACATAAACTTTTTGCTGGGGACGAACTTCCTGCGCTTGAGAAACGCTATCGAGAAGGCGGTATTGGTTACAAAGAATCTAAAGAGATTTTAGTTGAAAGTATTGAAAAATTTATTGCACCGCTTCGAGAAAAACGCAAAGCTATTTTGGAAAACGATTCAGTTATTTTAGAGACTCTTAAATCTGGACGTGAGACTGCACAAAAAATAGTAAAAGATAAAATGAATGAAGTCAGAGAGAAGGTTGGTTTAATAACTACATAATTATGAAAAGAACATATATAAAGGAATTAAGTGAGCATATTGGCGAGGAGGTCTCAATTTCTGGGTGGGTTGATGTTCGTCGTGATCAAGGGAAGCTTGTTTTTTTTGATTTTCGAGATATGACCGGGAAGGTTCAAGGTGTTGTTCTTCCAGCTTCATCTGCAATGGAAATAGCCAAGGGAATTCGTGATGAATTTGTCGTTACAGTAAAAGGGAAAGTCAACGAACGACCAGAAAAAAACAAACAAAATGACCGACTGAACGGTGGTATTGAGCTTGAAATTTTAGAGATAAATATTCTAAATACAGCGGAGCCCATGCCTTTTGATATCCACACTGACACTCGTGAGATAAACGAAGAGGTGCGATTGAAGCATCGATATCTTGATTTGCGAAGCGAGCGTATGCAGAAAAATATTAGAATGCGCGACAAAATAATCGCTTTTTTCCGTGACTATATGCATAAAAATGATTTTGTTGAAATTGAAACACCAATGCTCATGAAAGGAACACCTGAGGGTAGCCGTGAATACGTTATTCCGTCTCGTTTACAGCAAGGGAAATTTTATGTTTTACCACAATCACCACAACAATTTAAGCAACTCTCAATGGTTGCCGGGTTCGAGAAATATTTTCAAATTGCTCGTTGTATGCGCGATGAAGATCAACGAGGCGATCGTCAGCCAGAATTTACTCAGCTAGACTTCGAAATGTCATTCGTCGAAAGAGAAGATATTCTTGCGTATACTGAAGAGATGTTTATAGAACTCGTGACAAAACTCTATCCTGAAAAGAAAATAACTAGAATTCCTTTTCCTCGTATAACCTACAAAGAATCTATGGAGAAGTACGGTAGCGACAAGCCTGATATGCGTGAGGATAAAAATAATCCAGATGAGCTAGCCTTTGCTTGGGTTGTTGATTTTCCAATGTTTGAGAAAACTAAAGAAGGGGAAGTACAGGCAGCACATCATCCATTTTGTGCAATCAACCCAGAGGATCGAGAAAAATTTATGTCTGGTGAAGATATTTTTTCCATCCGAGCTAATTCATATGATCTAGTATTGAATGGGTACGAACTTTCTTCCGGTTCAATTCGTATTCACGAAGAAGCAGAACAGAAGAGAGTCTTTGAATTACTAGGTATCAGTGAAGAAGAACAAAAAGTAAAATTTGGACACATGCTGTCTGCGTTTAAGTTTGGAGCACCTCCACATGGAGGATTTGCGCCGGGAATTGATAGAATTGTTATGCTACTACAGAACGAGCCAAATATTCGAGAAGTTATTTCTTTCCCAAAAACTGGAGAGGGTAAAGATCTTATGATGGAGGCGCCATCTGAAATTAGCGACAAACAACTAAAAGAACTCGGTATTAAAATTGTTAAATAAAACAGACGATGACAGAAACTTATCGTGTTAAAACTAGTACATTTGAGGGGCCGATGGAGCTCCTCCTTTCTCTAATAGAAAAAAGAAAGCTATTTATAAATGAGGTATCGCTCGCAAGCGTTACTGATGAATACCTGACTTTTCTAAAAGGAGCCACATCTATATCTATTGGAAGTATCGCAAATTTTATTGTTATCGCTTCAACTCTTTTGTTGGTTAAATCTCGGTCATTGCTTCCTGATTTCACACTTACCAGCGAAGAGGAGGAGTCAATTGGGGACCTTGAGAACCGACTAAGGCTATATAAAATAGTTCGTGATATTATCCCAAATCTCCGCACTTTGTTTTCGGGCAATATGATTTTTACTCGTCCGTTTTCGAGAGGCAAGGAAGTTGTTTTTCTTCCAGATCAAGCAATGACACAAGAAAATTTGCGTGGAGCAATTTTTGGAATAATTGAAAGATTGCCTAAAAAAACTTTAGTTCCAGAGGTTGCAGTTAAGAAAGTCATTACAATCGAAGAAATGATAAATAGTTTAACAGAGAGAATTACAGCTGGTATGTCGATGAGTTTTAGAAAAATTTCAAACGGGGAGGGGAGTAAAGAAGCTAGGGTCCATATGATTGTGAGTTTTCTGGCATTACTCGAGCTTGTTAAGCAGGGAATTTTTGAGGTTAAGCAATCATCGCATTTCGATGATATTATTATTGAGAAAAATGCTGGCACGGAAGTGGAGGCAATTATATAAAATGACATTAGATGCAAAAATAGAAGCTTTACTTTTTTTTAAAACTGATCCAGTTTCATATAAAGAGTTGTCAAAAATACTGGTAGTTTCAGAAGAAGAAATTTTGAGAGGATTGGAACTGCTTGAGGAAAAATTAAGCGAGCGCGGAATTTGTCTTCTAAAAAAAGACGAATCAGTTATGCTCGGAACATCAAGTGAGATGAGTGCTACAATTGAGACGCTTATCAAGGAGGAATTGGACCGTGACTTGGGAAAAGCTGGGCTTGAAACTATGGCTATAGTTTTATATCGCGGACCAATACTAAAGAGTGAAATTGACTATATTCGTGGTGTAAATTCAGGGTTTATCCTCCGAAACTTACTAGTTCGTGGATTAGTTGAAAAAGAACAAAATCCTTCTGGACGTGGTTTCGTTTATCGGCCTACGTTTGAGCTAATGCAACATCTTGGTGTAGCAGAGATAGAAAAACTCCCAGATTTTGAGGAGATTAACAAGTCCTTAACCGCAGGTATCAAACAAGGTAAAAATGAACCCGACGAGCCAGCAGAGGATGCTCCACAGGAGTTAAACACACAAACCGATGAACAGATCTAAAGATGTCACACTTATTTTAATACTTGGAGTTACCCTTTCGATAGGTGTTTTTTCATCGTTTGGTTTGCCGATTTCTCCAACTAAGAACCAAGCGGCGGTGATAACAATAAACGAGAAAAGTGGAATCTCTTATTTCGATAATCTTTTTTTGGAAGCAAAAGCAGTGTATGTATGGGATATAAAGAACGACGAAGTTCTATATGAAAAAAATTCAACGCTACAGCTTCCACTCGCGTCGCTAAACAAAATAATGACTGCTATTGTAGCGCTGGAAGGGAAGACGGAAACAATTGTAATAAACTCCGCAGACATTCGCGCCACCGGAGACTCTGGGTTTAAACAAGGGGAACTTTTTGAGAAGAAGGAAATCGTTAAACTAATGTTAACTTCGTCTTCAAATGATGCAGCTTCGGCTATCGCCTCAAGCTACAGTGATGTTTCTGTCGGTGTTGATCCAAAGCAAAAATTTATAGAGGCAATGAATAATAAAGCGGAGGAATTAGGCCTTGAACAAACATACTATCTAAATGAGTCTGGCCTTGATTTAACTGAAACAATTAGTGGTGGTCATGGTTCTGCTAAAGATATCGCCAAGCTTTTGTATTATGGCGTAGTACACCATTCTGACGTTTTTGCGGTTACCACTGAGACCTCCGAAAAAATTTCATCAAAAGAAAGAAGTCACTTAGTTAAAAACACGAACACACTGGTGGAAACTTTCCCCGGTATTTTAGCCTCAAAAACAGGTTTTACAGATATGGCACAAGGTAATCTCGCCGTTGTTTTTAATTTAGGATTAAATCGTCCGATTGCTGTTGTTGTTTTGGGTTCTACGTACGATGGACGTTTCGAGGATACAAGAAAACTAGTTTCCACAACCATCAAACTGTTAGGGGAGAGGGAATAGCTTTTTGCTCCTAGGGGTAAATTCTGTATAATGACTTAGATAACTCTATGGTCTTAGATGTATTAAAAGTTTTTCTCCCAGCATTCTCGGCCTTTCTAATAGGTATTAGTATTACGCCGATCATTACTCATTATCTCTATAAGTATGAGTTTTGGAAGAAGAAAGCTCGTACTGAAGGACTGGGTGGTGGCGGAACGCCAATCTTCAATAAACTTCATAAAGAAAAAGAAGTTGGAACACCGCGAATGGGGGGTATTGTTGTTTGGGCGAGTGCGCTTATTACAACGATTGGTTTTGCGCTGTTACATTTCTTCTCCCCAGACGTTGCAACTGAAAAGTTGAATTTTTTAAGTCGCAACCAAACATGGCTACCACTCTTCACCTTAATTGTTGGTTCTTTGGTTGGAATTATTGACGACTTTCTCGTGGTTAAAGGTCGTGGAGGGTATATCGCCGGGGGACTACCGCTGACAATAAGAATAGTGGTTGTCTTAGCTCTTGGTTTTATTGGTGGTTGGTGGTTTTTTGACAAACTAGAGGTGACGAGCGTTTTCATACCATTTATTGGCAGTTTTGATCTTGGGTATCTTTTTATACTCTTCTTTATGCTCGTCATGCTAGCAATTTTTTCGGGTGGAGTTATTGACGGAATTGACGGTCTTTCTGGTGGAATTATGGCCGCAATTTTTTCTGCTTACTCAATTATTGCCTTCTTCCAGGGGCAAATCGACCTAGCTGCCTTCTGCGCAACAATTGTTGGTGGTCTATTAGCCTTTTTGTGGTTTAACATACCTCCAGCAAGATTTTACATGTCAGAAACTGGGATGCTTGGACTTACAACCTCGCTCACAGTTGTTGCTTTTCTGACAGACGGAGTTGCGGTTCTCCCAATCATCGCCTTCCCACTTTTCGTAGCATCTCTATCGGTTATTATTCAGGTCCTTTCAAAAAAACTGCGTAATGGTAAAAAAGTTTTTCTTGTTGCACCACTTCATCACCACTTTGAGGCTCTCGGCTGGCCAGCATACAAAGTTACTATGCGCTTTTGGATCATATCGGTTGTTTTCGCATTAATTGGGGTAGTCATCACCCTTCTTGGATGATATGCGTGGCGCATCATTCGACAAAATTTTCATTGGAATTGTTTTGACTCTTCTCGTTACCGGGATGTTTGCATTTTGGTCCGCTTCTCTTGGTATTCTTGCGAAAAGCGAAGCAATTTTTTTCAATATGATTTCTAGTCAGTTTCTACTTGGAGTCTGTGGGGGACTTGTGGCTTTTGTTTTTTTTGCTTT includes these proteins:
- a CDS encoding lysophospholipid acyltransferase family protein, with protein sequence MKHQDNLLLETAYHVIRIILSPLVKLFWIKQVVGLENIPQKGAVIFAFNHQSYFDFICFIAVCPRHVHYLSAEKFFTNSFWNPIMKIMGQIRVERTSKDKRALHNLIQKHLENGKIIGIFPEGTRSPHPEKMLEAYSGVARYSYHGNVPVIPVGIKGAYEVMSRFDKKPKVRKSIEIIIDKPIDLSPYHHSKLNRKAFKVITNKIMVRIAELSGKAYPYKIYPPWPQKI
- a CDS encoding HAD-IB family hydrolase, translating into MATENLAIFDIDGTLIRGQSQKSLLMFLYSGGYISHWYYFKIMIWFILYQLHFIDSPKKVMEYAFSVFKNTREDRAKEIIDEYFELHLKYKFYNDGLKLIEQLKGEGYRIILISNAINLIVERIEKYLKADDSIGTILEVVDGRLTGKIDGSIVYGLEKKRVLEEYSRKNDIKLSNASAYGDHISDISMLELVGHPFVVNPSNRLSSIAIKKGWPILIFKN
- a CDS encoding ATP-binding protein, with the protein product MNLFYISSILIFFASLAFGLFVYVNNTRARLNSSWFLFSSLIAFWGFSLYGVTSAKDIETAMLWQYALDVIAIFIPVLYVNFILSFLGIKNKVVIYTTFIIGLLLAILSTTEFFKVGIIDRFGFYWINPGPYYLLFPAFFILCVIYALFLLFQAYTNDKNNKRLRAQIRLQIIAGVIGFSGGITNFLPQFFNIFPFGNYFVLLYIFFISYSIIKYKFFDLKTAATELFAGGVVILFFFNLLTSVTIQDWLIRALLLALVSFFSVLIVRGVSKEVRAREQIELLANDLKIANERLQFLDKQKSEFVSIASHQLRSPLTAIKGYTSMVLEGSFGFIEPKTREAVDRIFQSAQNLVGIVDDLLNITRLEQGRMEYSFEKVDLSALTKEIVDSLYPNALNKKLGLTFENDKATDYFVNADLLKIRQVVLNLVDNAIKYTREGAVKVNVSKINNGKGVRVAVADTGVGITPELRSRLFEKFSRGDEVSKLHTNGTGLGLYIAKQMIEAHKGTIGVNSDGEGKGSTFYIEIPTLN
- a CDS encoding NUDIX domain-containing protein, with amino-acid sequence MNYLATLHDKDIFPQPINKIPDYYEKRVTVKAIAKNKKGQFAFVTNPIHKFCLLAGGGVENTNLEAEIKRECLEELRYEVDVVDIVGKIHEFRNRDAKEYETTCFLVETKNEINEDLRTDDEKKNDLFVVWLDGEEAKKILEEQIVKVKNGEMVFYNTAFNAVRDKIFFEAIYGKEGV
- the trpS gene encoding tryptophan--tRNA ligase — its product is MSDQKIMLSGVKPTGEPHIGNYFGAMRQFVALQESYKGFVFVANYHALTNNPTKEELLANSKNVVATYLAIGLDPKKTTLFLQSDMPEVAELMVIFNNLITVPYLSRAHAYKDATAKGNEANVGVFEYPVLMAADILLYGADVVPVGQDQKQHLEIARDIAEKFNRIYGETFKLPEAYILEDVKTVVGTDGRKMSKSYGNTIPLFAEYDEIKKAVMSIPTDSKGVEDGKDPETCNVFALHKLFAGDELPALEKRYREGGIGYKESKEILVESIEKFIAPLREKRKAILENDSVILETLKSGRETAQKIVKDKMNEVREKVGLITT
- a CDS encoding amino acid--tRNA ligase-related protein, which encodes MKRTYIKELSEHIGEEVSISGWVDVRRDQGKLVFFDFRDMTGKVQGVVLPASSAMEIAKGIRDEFVVTVKGKVNERPEKNKQNDRLNGGIELEILEINILNTAEPMPFDIHTDTREINEEVRLKHRYLDLRSERMQKNIRMRDKIIAFFRDYMHKNDFVEIETPMLMKGTPEGSREYVIPSRLQQGKFYVLPQSPQQFKQLSMVAGFEKYFQIARCMRDEDQRGDRQPEFTQLDFEMSFVEREDILAYTEEMFIELVTKLYPEKKITRIPFPRITYKESMEKYGSDKPDMREDKNNPDELAFAWVVDFPMFEKTKEGEVQAAHHPFCAINPEDREKFMSGEDIFSIRANSYDLVLNGYELSSGSIRIHEEAEQKRVFELLGISEEEQKVKFGHMLSAFKFGAPPHGGFAPGIDRIVMLLQNEPNIREVISFPKTGEGKDLMMEAPSEISDKQLKELGIKIVK
- a CDS encoding segregation/condensation protein A, which translates into the protein MTETYRVKTSTFEGPMELLLSLIEKRKLFINEVSLASVTDEYLTFLKGATSISIGSIANFIVIASTLLLVKSRSLLPDFTLTSEEEESIGDLENRLRLYKIVRDIIPNLRTLFSGNMIFTRPFSRGKEVVFLPDQAMTQENLRGAIFGIIERLPKKTLVPEVAVKKVITIEEMINSLTERITAGMSMSFRKISNGEGSKEARVHMIVSFLALLELVKQGIFEVKQSSHFDDIIIEKNAGTEVEAII
- the scpB gene encoding SMC-Scp complex subunit ScpB, with product MTLDAKIEALLFFKTDPVSYKELSKILVVSEEEILRGLELLEEKLSERGICLLKKDESVMLGTSSEMSATIETLIKEELDRDLGKAGLETMAIVLYRGPILKSEIDYIRGVNSGFILRNLLVRGLVEKEQNPSGRGFVYRPTFELMQHLGVAEIEKLPDFEEINKSLTAGIKQGKNEPDEPAEDAPQELNTQTDEQI